CCACCAGAAGGGTGAGGCTGCACACCGTTGCCGATAGCTTGCGGATGAGAGTGCCGGCACCGATGCCTGCAAGGTCGATCTTCGGCGCAGTACCAATGGCCGCTTCGGGGATAGTGCAAGGTCAGGACTGGACGGCTACATCGCCATGGCACGGTTGGTTTCGCGTGCAGGCGCCTGGTCGACACCGATGGCCAGATCCTGTTGCAGTCTTTGCGTGGATTGTTCCAGGGTCTGCTGGGCTGCCTGATCGCGATCAACATAGGCGCGGCGATGTGCCGGGTCATCCCGCCGGCCTTCCACTATGAACAATCCATC
The window above is part of the Xanthomonas cassavae CFBP 4642 genome. Proteins encoded here:
- a CDS encoding XVIPCD domain-containing protein; translated protein: MQDASLSGLTRIDHVTPNKAGDGLFIVEGRRDDPAHRRAYVDRDQAAQQTLEQSTQRLQQDLAIGVDQAPARETNRAMAM